One genomic window of Endomicrobiales bacterium includes the following:
- a CDS encoding MFS transporter yields the protein MLKKSHKNAAITLVIILGIVSFLADMTVEGAKSITGAFLALLGANAFIVGIVAGAGEFVGYALRLFSGYLVDKTANYWLFTFFGYACNLIGLPLLAFTGNWRTAAFLIILERVGKALRTPARDAMLSHASHSIGRGFGFGLHQTFDQLGAMLGPLIVTLVLFLKGSYRDGFAILFIPGFLAIVALIVASRIYPTPQDLETSQIASPTKNHTNATFWIYLLASASLAAGFADFPIIAYHFAKHAILSATLIPFSYAVGLGVSSASVLFFGKLYDRLGYVVLIITTVIAAFFPIFVFFGGTALAFFGMFLWGIGTGAQSSLLKAIIGDIIPKEKRGRAYGIYNACFGLACFIGSALMGFLYDISLFWLVVFSIFMQFLSVIIFLVAGIRRAK from the coding sequence ATGCTGAAAAAAAGCCATAAAAATGCCGCAATAACATTAGTTATAATTCTTGGGATTGTCAGCTTTCTTGCTGACATGACAGTCGAAGGCGCAAAAAGTATCACTGGCGCATTTTTGGCATTACTTGGTGCAAATGCATTTATCGTTGGTATAGTTGCTGGCGCAGGTGAATTTGTTGGCTATGCGCTAAGATTATTTTCTGGATATCTTGTCGATAAAACCGCGAATTATTGGTTATTTACTTTTTTTGGTTATGCTTGCAATTTAATTGGTTTGCCGCTTCTTGCTTTCACTGGGAATTGGCGAACTGCCGCGTTCCTCATCATTCTTGAGCGCGTTGGCAAAGCTCTTCGCACTCCAGCACGCGATGCGATGCTTTCACACGCGAGCCACAGCATTGGCCGAGGTTTTGGTTTTGGCTTGCATCAAACTTTTGATCAGTTGGGCGCAATGCTTGGTCCGCTCATTGTAACTTTGGTGTTATTTTTAAAGGGGAGTTACCGTGATGGTTTTGCTATATTATTTATTCCCGGGTTTTTAGCAATCGTAGCTTTAATTGTTGCCAGCAGAATATATCCTACGCCACAAGATTTAGAAACTTCGCAAATTGCTTCACCAACGAAAAATCATACCAATGCTACATTTTGGATTTATTTATTAGCGAGCGCTTCACTTGCTGCAGGTTTTGCGGATTTTCCGATAATCGCCTATCACTTCGCAAAGCACGCAATTTTGAGTGCGACTTTGATTCCATTTTCATACGCAGTTGGTTTGGGCGTTAGCTCAGCTTCGGTATTATTTTTTGGCAAACTCTACGATCGGCTTGGTTACGTGGTGTTAATTATCACCACAGTTATCGCCGCATTTTTCCCAATTTTTGTTTTTTTCGGCGGCACTGCGCTCGCTTTTTTTGGCATGTTTTTATGGGGCATTGGCACCGGCGCGCAGAGCTCGCTTTTAAAAGCAATTATCGGTGATATTATCCCTAAAGAAAAACGCGGGCGCGCCTATGGCATATATAATGCTTGTTTTGGCCTGGCCTGTTTTATCGGCAGCGCCTTGATGGGATTTTTATATGATATCTCACTTTTTTGGCTCGTCGTATTTTCAATATTTATGCAATTCTTATCGGTCATAATTTTTCTCGTCGCCGGAATCCGCCGCGCAAAATAA